The Terrirubrum flagellatum nucleotide sequence CGGTTACATCATCATCTGGTCGCTGCTCAATCCGAAGAAGACGCCGCCGCGCGATCCCGTGATGCCGTTCCGGGCGAAGCTGAAGGAGTCGCGCAAGCTCATCCCGATCATGCTGCTGATCCTCGGCGTGTTCTGCTCGCTGATCTTCGGCATCGCGACGGCGACCGAGTGCGCCGCGTGGGGCGTTGTCGGCGCGCTCATTCTTGCATGGTTCTCCGGCACGCTGACGCGCGAAACCTTCTTCACCAGCATCATGAGCGCGACGCGGCTCACCTGCATGATCATGCTGATCCTCGCAGGCGCCGCCTTCACCACGGCGGCGATGGCCTACACCGGCATCCCGAATGCGCTGGCGGAATGGGTTCAGGGCCAGAACCTCACGCCGCACAAGCTCGTGTTCGCGCTGACCATCATGTACATCATCCTCGGCTGTCTCATCGACGGCATTTCGATGATCGTGCTGACTGCGGTGATCGTGCTGCCGATGGTGAAGCAGGCGGGCTTCGATCTCGTCTGGTTCGGCGTCTATCTCATCATCCATGTGGAGATGGCGCAGATCACGCCGCCGGTGGGCTTTAATTTGTTCGTGCTGCAGAACATGAGCGGCCGCGACACCTTCACAGTGGCGAAAGCGGCGCTGCCCTTCTTCCTGCTGCTGAACGTGGCCGTGATCATCATCACAACTTTTCCGCAGATCGTGCTGGTGCTGCCCAAGCTGGCTTTTCCCGACTGAGTCCAAAGGCGGGCGGCGGGCAGGCTTCCGTAACGCGACGCGATGCGCTTCAATCCGCTTTCAGGAGGAGGATTTCGATGAACCGACGTTTTCTCGCTTCGATCGTCGCGGGGGCCGCGCTTACCAGCCTTGCTGCAGCGCCTGCGCTTTCCCAGACCGCGTGGAATCTCCCGGCCGGCTATCCCGCCGACAATCCGCATTCGGAAAATCTCGTCCTGTTCGCGAAGGACGTGGAGGCCGCAACGGGAGGCAAGCTCAAGATCACCGTTCATCCCAACGCCTCGTTGTTCAAGGCGCCGGACATCAAGCGGGCGGTCGCGACCGGGCAGGCGCAGATGGGCGAAGTGCTGCTCTCGATCCACGAGAATGAAGACCCGATCTTCGGCATCGACGTCGTGCCGTTCCTCGCCGTCAGCTTCGCGGACTCGATGAAGCTTTACAAAGCTTCGAAGCCCGCCGTGGAGAAGAAGCTTGCGGCGCAGGGCATCATGCTGCTTTTCGCGGTGCCGTGGGCGCCGCAGGGCATCTACGCGAAGAAGGACCTCAACACGATCGACGACATGAAGGGCCTGAAATGGCGCTCCTACAATGTCGGCACGGCGCGGATCGGCGAACTCGTCGGCGCGCAGTCGGTCACCATCCAGGCGGCGGAGCTGCCGCAGGCGCTCGCGACCGGCGTCGTCAACTCGTTCATGTCGTCGGGCGGCACCGGCTACGACAGCAAGGTCTGGGAGTCTCTCGATCACTTCTATGACGTGCAGGCCTGGATTCCGAAGGACTTCACCTTCGTGAACAAGGCCGCCTTTGACGCGCTGCCAAAGGACCAGCAGGAAGCGATCCTGAAGGCCGCCGCCACCGCTGAAACCCGCGGCTGGAAGATGTGGCAGGACAAGGCGGGCTGGTATCTCGACCAGCTGAAGGCGAAGGGCATGAAAGTCATGCCGCCCTCGCCCGAACTCGCCGCCGGCTTCCGTAAGGCCGGCGACCAACTGACCACCGACTGGCTGAAGCGCGCCGGCTCGGACGGACAGGCGATCGTCGACGCCTACAAGAAGGCCGGCTCCTGACGTTTGGTCAGATTTCGCCTTACAAGCGCCGCCTTCGGGCGGCGTTTCTATTTCCGACTGTTGCCGCTCCTTGACGCAAAGGCCGTTTTC carries:
- a CDS encoding TRAP transporter large permease, whose protein sequence is MIGSFGLAELSLILLGFLCLVLASGVWIAIGLGLVGLLAMFLTTSVPIGAVLATTTWSASASWTLAALPLFIWMGEILFRTKLSEEMFRGLSPWLQWLPGRLMHVNVVGCGIFAAVSGSSAATCATIGKIALPELEKRGYDKNMSLGSLAGAGTLGLLIPPSIPMVVYAVTANVSVLQVFLGGFLPGALVMGLYSGYIIIWSLLNPKKTPPRDPVMPFRAKLKESRKLIPIMLLILGVFCSLIFGIATATECAAWGVVGALILAWFSGTLTRETFFTSIMSATRLTCMIMLILAGAAFTTAAMAYTGIPNALAEWVQGQNLTPHKLVFALTIMYIILGCLIDGISMIVLTAVIVLPMVKQAGFDLVWFGVYLIIHVEMAQITPPVGFNLFVLQNMSGRDTFTVAKAALPFFLLLNVAVIIITTFPQIVLVLPKLAFPD
- a CDS encoding TRAP transporter substrate-binding protein: MNRRFLASIVAGAALTSLAAAPALSQTAWNLPAGYPADNPHSENLVLFAKDVEAATGGKLKITVHPNASLFKAPDIKRAVATGQAQMGEVLLSIHENEDPIFGIDVVPFLAVSFADSMKLYKASKPAVEKKLAAQGIMLLFAVPWAPQGIYAKKDLNTIDDMKGLKWRSYNVGTARIGELVGAQSVTIQAAELPQALATGVVNSFMSSGGTGYDSKVWESLDHFYDVQAWIPKDFTFVNKAAFDALPKDQQEAILKAAATAETRGWKMWQDKAGWYLDQLKAKGMKVMPPSPELAAGFRKAGDQLTTDWLKRAGSDGQAIVDAYKKAGS